One window of Chloroflexus aggregans DSM 9485 genomic DNA carries:
- a CDS encoding ABC transporter ATP-binding protein yields MATESRVVAGAARPTGRRGTELLRVEGLKTYFFTEEGVVQAVDGVDFVLRRGETLGIVGESGSGKSVTSLSIMRLVSPPGRIVEGKIIFDGIDLLTLEPEEMRKLRGDRIAMIFQQPTTALNPVFRIGDQIIETLEIHQGLKGEEAQKRCIELLSMVGLPDPQRRMRQYPHELSGGQCQRVMIAMALACNPELLIADEPTTALDVTIQAQILDLMRELREKIETAIMLITHDMGVIAEMADSVVVMYAGQVVEYADVQSLFSDPKHPYTRGLLNSMPVLGDEREELEVIPGTVPSLINPPQGCRFASRCSKRFEKCDQPPPMIELGSNRRVRCWLYAD; encoded by the coding sequence GTGGCTACCGAGTCTCGTGTTGTAGCGGGCGCGGCGCGCCCAACCGGCCGACGTGGCACAGAACTGCTACGTGTGGAGGGTTTGAAGACCTATTTCTTTACCGAAGAGGGTGTGGTGCAGGCGGTCGATGGTGTCGATTTTGTCTTGCGTCGCGGCGAAACCCTCGGTATTGTCGGCGAGTCGGGATCGGGCAAGAGTGTGACCTCACTCTCGATTATGCGGTTGGTGAGTCCGCCCGGTCGGATCGTCGAAGGAAAGATCATTTTCGATGGGATTGATCTGCTGACGCTTGAGCCGGAAGAGATGCGGAAGTTGCGCGGTGATCGGATTGCTATGATCTTTCAACAACCGACGACAGCGCTGAATCCGGTCTTCCGCATCGGCGATCAGATTATCGAGACGCTGGAAATACATCAGGGCCTGAAAGGCGAAGAGGCGCAAAAGCGCTGTATCGAACTCCTTTCGATGGTTGGCTTGCCCGATCCACAGCGGCGGATGCGTCAGTATCCGCATGAATTGTCCGGGGGTCAGTGCCAACGGGTGATGATCGCGATGGCATTGGCCTGTAACCCTGAATTGTTGATCGCCGATGAGCCGACAACGGCGCTCGATGTGACTATTCAAGCCCAGATTCTCGACCTCATGCGTGAGTTGCGCGAGAAGATCGAGACGGCTATTATGTTGATCACCCACGATATGGGGGTGATTGCCGAAATGGCCGATAGTGTGGTGGTGATGTACGCCGGCCAGGTAGTCGAGTATGCCGATGTGCAGTCGCTGTTTAGCGATCCGAAGCATCCGTATACTCGTGGCTTGCTGAATTCGATGCCGGTGCTTGGCGATGAACGTGAGGAACTCGAGGTGATTCCCGGGACGGTGCCGAGCCTGATCAATCCTCCGCAAGGTTGTCGCTTTGCGTCACGGTGTAGCAAGCGCTTCGAGAAGTGTGATCAGCCACCACCAATGATCGAGCTGGGATCGAATCGACGGGTGCGCTGTTGGTTGTATGCAGATTGA
- a CDS encoding ABC transporter ATP-binding protein has product MTTPVVQPANDTLLEVRHLKKYFPIKGGFLRRTIAEVRAVDDVSFTVKRGETLGLVGESGCGKTTTGRTVLRLERATSGEVIFEGQDVMRASGRQMKALRRDMQIIFQDPYASLDPRITIGESVAEGLVIHGIGTPAERRERVREVLAKVGLSASHMTRFPHEFSGGQRQRIGIARALIMEPKLIVCDEPVSALDVSIQSQVLNLLRSLQREFGLTYLFIAHNLAVVEHISDRVGVMYLGKLVELTTSAELFREPLHPYTKALISAIPHPNPFVKRERIVLQGDVPSPINPPSGCRFHPRCWIAKSICKEQEPAFEEKRKGHWVACHFAGQF; this is encoded by the coding sequence ATGACTACTCCGGTGGTGCAACCGGCGAACGATACGTTACTTGAGGTACGTCATCTCAAGAAATACTTCCCTATTAAGGGTGGTTTTTTGCGGCGCACAATCGCTGAAGTGCGGGCCGTTGATGATGTGAGCTTTACTGTTAAACGTGGTGAAACGCTCGGTTTGGTCGGTGAGAGTGGTTGTGGTAAAACAACAACCGGCCGTACTGTGCTGCGTCTCGAGCGGGCAACGTCTGGCGAGGTAATCTTTGAGGGGCAAGATGTGATGCGGGCGAGTGGCCGACAGATGAAGGCACTGCGCCGAGATATGCAGATCATTTTTCAAGACCCTTATGCTTCGCTCGATCCCCGCATTACGATTGGCGAGAGTGTCGCCGAAGGTTTGGTGATCCACGGCATTGGGACACCGGCCGAACGGCGTGAACGGGTGCGTGAAGTGTTGGCAAAGGTCGGTCTGAGCGCTTCACACATGACCCGTTTTCCCCATGAGTTTTCCGGTGGTCAGCGCCAGCGTATCGGGATTGCGCGAGCGCTGATTATGGAGCCAAAACTGATCGTCTGCGATGAGCCGGTCTCGGCACTTGATGTGTCGATCCAGTCGCAAGTACTCAATTTGCTACGCTCGCTCCAGCGTGAGTTTGGTCTGACTTACCTGTTCATTGCGCACAATCTCGCAGTGGTCGAGCATATCTCGGATCGGGTTGGGGTGATGTATTTGGGGAAGCTGGTTGAGCTGACGACGAGCGCTGAACTGTTCCGTGAGCCACTCCATCCCTATACGAAAGCGTTGATTTCGGCCATTCCCCATCCGAACCCGTTTGTGAAGCGCGAACGGATCGTCTTACAAGGTGATGTGCCGAGTCCGATCAATCCACCAAGCGGTTGTCGTTTCCATCCGCGTTGCTGGATTGCCAAGAGCATCTGTAAAGAGCAGGAACCGGCGTTTGAGGAGAAACGCAAAGGGCATTGGGTGGCGTGTCATTTCGCCGGTCAGTTCTGA
- a CDS encoding metallophosphoesterase family protein — protein sequence MIRMLHLADLHLGIENYGALDPRRGLHSRLIDYLDRLDEAITVGLDHQIDLCLIAGDVYKNRSPNPTVQREFATRIRRLRDASVAVVILTGNHDISPAQGRAHSVEIFATLALEGVTVADRLRRYRIPTRSGDLQLIAVPWVTRQMLLTRDEMVGASFATIEYELRRRLEQFIEQAVAACDTTKPTVVAFHGTVEGAQLGSERAMILGRDLSLPRSTLALPGVDYVALGHIHRHQVLGEQPPVVYPGSIERIDFGERDEPKGCVLVELEPGQARWQFVQLSARPFVSIERDLRQSSDPVGALRAAINRHDLREAVVRVEVQLSREQATLLREDHVREWLREADAAVIAAIVFDIERPVRQRFAGVAEALRAGLTPRHALELYLKSKNTPPERIAQLLAAADELIGGDT from the coding sequence ATGATCCGCATGTTACACCTTGCCGACTTGCATCTCGGGATCGAAAATTACGGCGCGCTCGATCCGCGGCGCGGCTTGCATTCCCGTCTGATAGATTATCTTGACCGACTTGACGAGGCAATTACGGTTGGGCTTGATCATCAGATCGATCTTTGCCTGATTGCCGGTGATGTGTATAAAAACCGTTCACCTAACCCTACGGTGCAGCGCGAGTTTGCGACGCGCATCCGCCGTTTACGCGACGCCAGCGTAGCGGTGGTGATCCTTACCGGTAATCACGACATCTCACCGGCTCAAGGGCGCGCTCACTCGGTAGAGATTTTTGCCACATTGGCCCTCGAAGGGGTGACGGTGGCCGACCGCCTACGTCGGTATCGGATTCCCACGCGCAGTGGCGATCTGCAACTGATTGCGGTGCCGTGGGTGACACGCCAAATGTTGCTTACCCGCGACGAAATGGTCGGTGCGTCATTCGCGACGATTGAATATGAATTACGTCGTCGATTGGAGCAGTTTATTGAACAGGCGGTGGCTGCGTGCGATACAACGAAACCGACGGTGGTCGCGTTTCATGGCACAGTTGAAGGTGCGCAATTGGGGTCGGAGCGGGCAATGATCTTGGGTCGTGATCTCAGCTTACCGCGTTCGACCTTGGCTCTGCCCGGTGTCGATTATGTCGCCCTTGGTCACATTCATCGTCATCAGGTGCTTGGTGAACAGCCACCGGTTGTCTATCCCGGCAGTATCGAGCGGATCGATTTTGGTGAACGTGATGAACCGAAAGGATGTGTGCTGGTTGAGCTGGAGCCGGGACAGGCACGCTGGCAATTTGTGCAACTGTCGGCACGCCCGTTCGTCAGTATCGAACGTGATCTGCGTCAAAGTAGCGATCCGGTGGGGGCGTTGCGTGCCGCCATCAATCGTCACGATCTGCGCGAAGCGGTGGTTCGCGTTGAAGTGCAACTGTCACGCGAACAGGCAACGTTGCTGCGCGAAGACCACGTGCGTGAATGGTTACGTGAAGCCGATGCGGCAGTGATTGCGGCAATTGTGTTTGATATCGAACGTCCGGTTCGTCAGCGATTCGCCGGGGTTGCTGAAGCGTTACGTGCCGGTCTTACACCACGACACGCGCTCGAACTCTATCTCAAGAGCAAAAATACGCCTCCAGAACGGATCGCACAATTGTTGGCTGCTGCGGATGAACTGATTGGAGGGGATACGTAG
- a CDS encoding glycosyltransferase family 2 protein translates to MQTTTAPLLSVTVLNYNYAHYPPNCLDSILQQSFRNFELILINDCSTDNSLAVIEPYLHDPRVRLIHHEQNKGFVASLIEGMQESRGRYLSVISTDDWVVSQHAFAQQVAILEQNPQVVMVFSAYGLYADERTLNFVSRAADRSYIRDGRDVFADFLLKGYPQHSGTMIRKSAYEAIGGYDPTLIWSLDAQMWLGLCHFGDVTYVDEMLYAYRRHLSSMSKNPAALRNAILELFRIFDWTFSLMPAEERKRQRWLYRKARQRALISFAADAVFSDNVRLGWQFFRVSLQVSPWETLFQKGTVTMALRALLGAHLYRRLFQRRQAISNGTTVLSTV, encoded by the coding sequence ATGCAAACAACAACGGCCCCGCTATTATCGGTGACAGTGTTGAATTACAACTATGCCCATTATCCGCCCAACTGTCTCGACTCGATTTTGCAACAGAGCTTTCGCAATTTCGAGCTTATTCTGATCAACGATTGCTCAACCGATAACTCCTTGGCAGTGATCGAGCCGTACTTACACGATCCACGGGTACGTTTGATCCATCACGAACAGAATAAGGGCTTCGTTGCCTCGTTAATCGAAGGGATGCAGGAATCACGTGGTCGGTATCTCAGCGTCATCTCGACAGACGATTGGGTAGTATCGCAGCATGCCTTCGCCCAACAGGTTGCCATTCTTGAACAGAACCCGCAGGTTGTCATGGTGTTTAGTGCCTACGGGCTATACGCCGATGAACGGACGCTCAACTTTGTCAGTCGTGCTGCTGATCGTAGCTATATTCGTGATGGTCGTGATGTCTTTGCTGATTTCTTACTCAAGGGGTATCCGCAGCATAGCGGTACTATGATTCGCAAGAGTGCCTATGAAGCCATTGGAGGCTACGATCCTACCCTGATTTGGTCGCTGGATGCACAGATGTGGTTAGGCTTGTGCCATTTTGGTGATGTCACCTATGTCGACGAGATGCTGTACGCTTACCGTCGTCACCTATCGAGTATGTCGAAAAATCCTGCCGCACTACGCAATGCGATCCTCGAGCTGTTCCGTATTTTTGATTGGACGTTTAGCCTCATGCCGGCTGAGGAACGGAAACGGCAGCGATGGCTCTACCGCAAAGCGCGACAGCGGGCATTGATCTCGTTTGCAGCCGATGCCGTCTTCAGCGATAATGTGCGGCTAGGCTGGCAGTTCTTCCGGGTGAGTTTACAAGTCAGCCCATGGGAGACCCTCTTCCAAAAGGGTACGGTAACGATGGCATTACGTGCATTGTTAGGTGCTCATCTTTATCGGCGACTGTTCCAGCGTAGGCAAGCTATTTCAAACGGTACAACCGTGTTATCGACGGTCTAG
- a CDS encoding polysaccharide deacetylase family protein gives MSLKTAVTQVVDQIGNLILSPPYGGFGYYYNHGPRTRRAVAFTFDDGPGKPCTEQLLDTLGELGVKATCFCIGLSVQWHPDVVQRAFVEGHVIGNHSMMHSRKAGLLLRGGEHIDAADHAIAQVIGCRPRLYRPPGDG, from the coding sequence ATGAGTCTGAAAACAGCGGTGACGCAGGTTGTTGATCAGATAGGCAATCTGATCCTCAGCCCGCCCTATGGCGGCTTTGGCTACTATTACAATCACGGGCCGCGCACACGGCGAGCTGTTGCGTTTACATTCGATGATGGGCCAGGCAAACCGTGTACCGAACAATTACTCGATACGCTCGGTGAATTAGGCGTAAAAGCGACATGCTTTTGTATCGGATTGAGTGTGCAGTGGCATCCTGATGTGGTGCAACGCGCATTTGTTGAAGGGCATGTGATCGGCAACCATTCGATGATGCATAGTCGCAAAGCCGGCTTGCTCCTGCGTGGTGGTGAGCATATTGATGCAGCAGACCACGCGATTGCCCAAGTGATCGGATGTCGGCCCCGTCTCTACCGTCCGCCGGGGGATGGCTAA
- a CDS encoding polysaccharide deacetylase family protein, whose amino-acid sequence MIGWDIYPDDWKVPEVPAEHLVAQIKPLVKPGSIILMHDSVSNQIRWEKTEAARAVRLLTPWLRSEGYEIVTVPELLGLPAYRSSSRVPNTEGFDVKR is encoded by the coding sequence GTGATTGGGTGGGATATTTACCCCGACGACTGGAAGGTACCGGAAGTTCCGGCCGAGCACTTAGTAGCTCAAATCAAGCCCTTGGTCAAGCCCGGTTCGATCATCTTAATGCACGACTCGGTGTCGAATCAGATACGGTGGGAGAAAACGGAGGCGGCACGAGCGGTACGCTTGCTGACGCCTTGGCTACGTAGTGAAGGTTACGAGATTGTTACGGTGCCAGAACTGTTAGGTTTGCCGGCATACCGGTCATCATCTCGCGTGCCGAATACCGAGGGTTTTGATGTTAAGCGGTAA
- a CDS encoding glycosyltransferase family 2 protein, which produces MVDQSTDTVTANALQRFHADPRLRYVASTTKGLGIARNIGLQLARSPFVAFTDDDCRVPSNWLQSIESELTREPRAAVVFCNVVAGPHDKSAGFIPAYQRRQRAVVRTFWAKCRARGIGAGMAVRRDLVLAMGGFDEALGAGGRFPSAEDADLALRAIVHGWYVVETPATYVIHDGFRTWSEARELAARDWEGLGAAYIKPLKAGYWRAGIVLFYELLVPAFIEPLWPLLRLQRPRGLGRLVALIRGCVRGLAVPIDSEHLVYQLATLPAVAE; this is translated from the coding sequence GTGGTCGATCAGAGTACGGATACGGTTACCGCGAACGCGCTTCAGCGTTTTCACGCCGATCCACGCTTACGGTATGTGGCGTCGACCACAAAAGGGTTAGGCATAGCGCGCAACATTGGGCTGCAACTCGCCCGGTCTCCATTCGTCGCCTTCACCGATGACGATTGCCGCGTACCGTCTAATTGGTTACAGAGCATCGAGTCTGAACTGACGCGCGAGCCACGTGCAGCCGTTGTGTTCTGCAATGTTGTGGCAGGACCGCATGATAAGTCGGCCGGTTTCATCCCGGCCTATCAACGTCGCCAACGGGCGGTTGTGCGTACCTTTTGGGCTAAATGTCGTGCGCGGGGAATTGGCGCCGGGATGGCTGTACGGCGCGATCTGGTCCTCGCTATGGGTGGCTTCGACGAGGCCTTAGGAGCAGGCGGGCGATTCCCTTCTGCGGAGGATGCCGATCTTGCCTTGCGGGCGATCGTGCATGGTTGGTATGTAGTTGAAACGCCTGCTACGTATGTGATTCACGATGGTTTTCGCACATGGTCCGAAGCACGCGAGTTGGCTGCACGTGATTGGGAAGGGCTAGGTGCAGCATATATCAAGCCGCTGAAGGCCGGTTATTGGCGAGCAGGTATCGTGTTGTTCTACGAGCTGCTCGTTCCGGCATTCATCGAGCCGCTGTGGCCCCTACTGCGTCTGCAACGCCCGCGTGGCTTAGGTCGGCTCGTTGCTCTGATCCGCGGTTGTGTGCGTGGGTTGGCCGTTCCCATTGATTCTGAACACCTGGTCTATCAGCTCGCTACGCTACCTGCCGTTGCCGAGTAG
- a CDS encoding acyltransferase, whose product MPSRSLTGIVSDILAVLRARWYLRGAELGPRVRLWGRPVVHKGGRLVIGERARLVSTVVPLELAVAPGACLEIGAGTFINYGSSIAATELVRIGPRCNIGTYAMIMDNDFHRLEPERRQERPPSAPIILEENVWLGGRVTVLSGVTIGVGSVVGAGSVVTKSIPPRSLAAGVPARVIRHL is encoded by the coding sequence ATGCCATCACGTTCTCTCACCGGTATCGTCAGCGACATTCTAGCCGTACTGCGAGCGCGGTGGTATCTGCGCGGCGCTGAATTGGGGCCAAGGGTTCGGTTGTGGGGGCGACCGGTGGTACATAAAGGTGGACGTTTAGTTATTGGTGAGCGTGCGCGGCTGGTTTCGACCGTCGTGCCGCTAGAACTGGCCGTTGCTCCCGGAGCCTGTTTGGAGATTGGGGCAGGGACATTCATCAATTATGGGAGTTCAATTGCCGCGACCGAGCTGGTACGGATTGGGCCCCGGTGTAATATCGGTACTTACGCGATGATTATGGATAATGACTTCCACCGCCTCGAACCGGAACGTCGTCAAGAACGACCGCCCTCAGCGCCGATTATTCTCGAAGAGAATGTATGGTTAGGCGGACGGGTGACAGTACTGAGTGGAGTAACGATTGGGGTGGGGAGTGTGGTTGGAGCCGGGAGTGTTGTGACTAAGAGTATTCCCCCGCGTTCGCTTGCTGCCGGCGTGCCGGCACGTGTGATTCGTCATTTGTAA
- the epsD gene encoding exopolysaccharide biosynthesis glycosyltransferase EpsD has protein sequence MNDLSPTVSIVIPTYNRCDRLQRVLAALAKQTYPHTSFEVVIVSDGSTDGTAAFCQYAQTPFHLQFIQQANAGPAAARNRGVAAARGTIILFLDDDVVPAPNLIAEHMRLHSECERRIVLGPMLTPPDARLSPWVAWEQAMLEKQYRAMTSGIWPATARQFYTGNTSLARQLVLAAGGFDERFRRAEDIELAYRLNKLGVEFVFAPQAIGYHYADRSFTSWLATPYAYGRNDIIFGREQQVDLLGFVRREFAQRNQLTRWLVWVLLDRPRASALVLSILPRLALLAHRLFGERGSRPIYSAIFNLRYYQGVADELGGRDRFFAMPTIVEATQP, from the coding sequence ATGAATGATCTATCACCAACGGTCAGTATCGTCATTCCTACCTACAATCGCTGTGATCGTTTACAGCGAGTGTTAGCGGCGCTTGCTAAGCAGACGTACCCGCATACATCGTTTGAAGTCGTGATCGTCTCTGACGGATCGACCGACGGTACTGCGGCATTCTGCCAATATGCCCAAACACCGTTTCACTTGCAGTTTATTCAGCAAGCCAACGCCGGGCCGGCAGCAGCGCGCAATCGGGGGGTTGCCGCGGCTCGTGGCACGATCATTTTGTTCCTTGACGATGATGTGGTTCCGGCGCCTAATCTGATTGCTGAACACATGCGGCTGCACAGTGAATGTGAACGGCGGATAGTGCTCGGTCCGATGCTGACTCCGCCTGATGCCCGCTTGTCACCGTGGGTGGCGTGGGAGCAGGCGATGCTGGAAAAGCAGTATCGCGCCATGACGAGCGGAATCTGGCCGGCAACGGCCCGGCAATTCTACACCGGGAACACCTCGTTGGCCCGGCAGTTGGTATTGGCAGCGGGTGGCTTTGATGAACGGTTTCGGCGTGCCGAAGATATTGAGTTGGCATATCGGCTCAATAAACTTGGGGTTGAGTTTGTCTTTGCACCGCAGGCCATCGGTTATCACTATGCCGATCGGAGCTTTACGTCGTGGTTGGCAACACCCTACGCATACGGACGAAATGACATCATCTTTGGCCGTGAACAGCAGGTTGATCTGCTCGGTTTTGTGCGTCGAGAATTTGCGCAACGTAATCAACTAACCCGTTGGTTAGTGTGGGTATTGCTCGACCGTCCACGGGCGAGTGCTCTCGTACTGAGCATCTTACCCCGGCTGGCGCTACTAGCGCATCGGCTATTCGGTGAGCGCGGGAGCCGTCCCATCTACAGCGCGATCTTTAATTTGCGTTACTACCAAGGAGTGGCCGACGAATTGGGCGGACGCGACCGTTTCTTTGCAATGCCGACTATCGTTGAGGCAACGCAACCCTGA
- a CDS encoding serine O-acetyltransferase → MWELFLQDARRWVVPSQISTEPLTLRQVIVLLFRHLPLRAMFWFRLGSWCKQRGIPFLPGYIQRRIYRRYGLEIVVGADIGGGLYIAHPIGTVIAPQRIGRNCTIVAAVTIGMRNEWAFPIIGDEVFIGAGARVLGGITVGDRARIGANAVVTRDVPSGATVVGIPARVVKIDGTPTERERVTESVAG, encoded by the coding sequence ATGTGGGAACTTTTTCTGCAAGATGCACGCCGTTGGGTTGTGCCAAGCCAGATCAGTACCGAACCACTTACACTACGTCAAGTCATTGTGCTGCTCTTTCGCCATTTGCCGTTGCGGGCGATGTTCTGGTTTCGTTTGGGGTCATGGTGTAAGCAGCGTGGTATTCCTTTTCTCCCTGGCTATATCCAGCGGCGGATCTACCGGCGTTACGGTCTAGAGATTGTTGTCGGAGCTGACATCGGTGGCGGGTTGTACATTGCGCATCCGATTGGGACGGTGATAGCGCCGCAACGCATCGGTCGGAATTGTACGATTGTAGCAGCGGTCACGATTGGTATGCGCAACGAATGGGCCTTTCCGATCATCGGTGATGAGGTGTTTATCGGTGCTGGTGCGCGGGTGTTAGGCGGAATTACGGTGGGTGATCGGGCGCGGATTGGGGCCAATGCCGTGGTTACGCGCGATGTACCGTCCGGGGCAACGGTGGTAGGTATTCCGGCCCGCGTTGTGAAGATCGATGGAACGCCAACCGAACGTGAACGTGTTACCGAGTCGGTTGCCGGTTAA
- a CDS encoding glycosyltransferase family 4 protein: protein MIRVLFILEQHLGHRTYAENLRFGFARQPQVQAQWAEITYYQAGGLIERLPLPKTVRGILRGRQQVRQALRQAEYDVALFNTQAPAAIAGGIVRRRPYLIATDITPRQYDEMASFYHHRADRPGIESSVKHWLNRRLFQRAAWVLPWSHWVRDSLIREYGVHPDRIQVIPPGVDLSRWQPTRDRMPGHFRVLFVGGDFYRKGGPTLLAAIQQLPIPVEVHLVTRSPIEPTASVYVYRDLTPNSPRLIELYRQADVFVFPTQAEAFGIAALEAIACGVPVIATPVGGLPDIVRDGVNGFLVPPNDPTALAARLRLLGEQPDTRWQMAQAARHHAERYFDAVQNAARIAKLLAQAANVTTGLCFPKPSYDESSR, encoded by the coding sequence ATGATCCGTGTACTCTTTATTCTCGAACAACATCTTGGCCATCGCACGTATGCCGAAAATCTGCGATTTGGATTTGCACGTCAGCCGCAGGTGCAAGCTCAATGGGCTGAGATAACATACTATCAAGCCGGTGGCTTGATTGAACGACTACCCCTTCCGAAGACAGTGCGAGGGATATTGCGTGGTCGGCAGCAGGTACGACAGGCGCTGCGTCAGGCAGAGTATGATGTAGCCCTCTTTAATACGCAAGCACCTGCCGCCATCGCCGGAGGGATCGTGCGGCGGCGGCCGTATCTGATAGCAACCGATATTACTCCTCGTCAGTACGATGAAATGGCAAGTTTCTACCATCATCGTGCCGATCGACCGGGGATAGAGTCGTCTGTAAAGCATTGGCTGAATCGGCGGCTCTTTCAGCGTGCGGCGTGGGTATTACCGTGGTCGCACTGGGTACGTGACTCACTGATCCGTGAGTATGGAGTGCATCCCGATCGGATTCAGGTCATTCCGCCCGGTGTAGATTTGTCCCGTTGGCAACCGACACGTGATCGAATGCCCGGCCATTTTCGCGTGCTGTTCGTCGGTGGCGATTTTTATCGGAAAGGTGGACCAACCCTGCTAGCAGCCATACAGCAGCTTCCCATCCCGGTTGAGGTGCATCTGGTTACCCGCAGCCCAATCGAACCAACTGCCAGTGTGTACGTGTATCGCGATCTTACCCCCAATTCGCCACGTTTAATCGAGTTATACCGTCAAGCCGATGTCTTCGTCTTCCCAACCCAAGCGGAGGCGTTTGGGATTGCTGCCCTTGAAGCGATTGCTTGTGGGGTACCGGTCATTGCAACCCCGGTTGGTGGCCTGCCTGATATTGTGCGTGACGGGGTGAATGGCTTTCTGGTGCCTCCCAATGATCCGACGGCTCTTGCCGCCCGTCTACGCCTCTTGGGCGAGCAACCCGATACCCGATGGCAGATGGCGCAAGCCGCCAGACATCACGCCGAACGTTATTTTGACGCAGTGCAGAATGCAGCACGCATCGCCAAACTGTTGGCGCAGGCTGCAAACGTGACGACTGGTCTGTGCTTTCCTAAGCCTTCCTACGATGAGTCCTCACGGTAA
- a CDS encoding glycoside hydrolase 5 family protein, with the protein MHPTLRLALIGLLIINSPLLIPTQASTPLSCPVDRSHLIDRLGGHWFLVGANVPWLNGGYGADFATVEEWNQHTYDPDTTRAMFRALRQKGANTVRWWLFADGRGTPEFDANNGGAVTGLDTNFLPGLASAIQIAAEEDIYLVFNLWSFDMLMADSTMYERGEHAGGHRDLIVDPVKRASFINNALLPMLRYPVGSSGYTIGTHPHVLAWDIFNEPEFGIDEPPHFTPAHNIAQPVTLAQMQQFIAEIAGTIHRNSNQLTTVGSASMKWNSTGALGASGNFWNDTALTAYDPQGYLDFYQIHYYGWMNGDETYWSYSPLFNDWYEGRFDKPVVIGEVPANAGGTNRTPTQLIAELHANCYAGVWVWPYFNVSDGTGQWSDAASAVQAIADTVPAEVRLTATILSPRVYIPLALRQQP; encoded by the coding sequence ATGCACCCAACACTACGTCTCGCACTGATTGGCCTCCTGATAATTAACTCGCCTCTCCTCATACCTACACAAGCGTCAACACCGCTAAGCTGCCCTGTCGATCGGTCGCACCTTATTGACCGTCTTGGTGGTCACTGGTTTTTGGTAGGCGCCAATGTGCCGTGGCTCAACGGCGGCTATGGGGCGGATTTCGCAACCGTCGAGGAATGGAACCAACATACCTATGATCCGGACACGACCCGGGCCATGTTTCGCGCGTTGCGCCAGAAAGGGGCAAATACGGTGCGCTGGTGGCTGTTTGCCGATGGTCGTGGTACACCTGAGTTTGACGCCAATAACGGTGGTGCCGTTACCGGTCTCGACACCAATTTCTTACCCGGTCTTGCCAGCGCGATTCAGATTGCTGCCGAAGAGGATATCTATCTGGTGTTCAATCTCTGGAGCTTTGATATGCTCATGGCCGACTCGACGATGTATGAACGCGGTGAGCATGCAGGCGGCCATCGCGATCTCATCGTCGATCCGGTTAAACGAGCTTCGTTTATCAATAATGCACTGCTGCCAATGCTGCGCTATCCGGTTGGTAGCAGTGGTTATACTATCGGAACCCATCCACATGTGTTGGCATGGGATATTTTTAATGAGCCGGAGTTTGGAATCGATGAACCACCACACTTTACCCCGGCTCACAATATTGCTCAACCGGTAACATTGGCCCAGATGCAACAGTTCATTGCCGAGATCGCCGGCACGATCCACCGCAATTCCAATCAATTAACGACCGTAGGTAGTGCTTCGATGAAGTGGAACAGTACCGGTGCTCTTGGGGCGTCCGGTAATTTTTGGAACGATACCGCCCTCACTGCCTACGATCCACAAGGCTATCTCGATTTTTACCAAATCCATTATTACGGCTGGATGAACGGTGATGAGACATACTGGAGCTATTCACCACTGTTTAACGATTGGTACGAAGGTCGTTTTGACAAACCGGTGGTGATCGGTGAAGTGCCGGCCAATGCCGGTGGCACCAACCGTACCCCTACCCAACTGATAGCCGAACTACACGCCAATTGTTATGCTGGTGTATGGGTATGGCCCTATTTCAACGTGAGCGATGGCACCGGCCAGTGGTCAGATGCAGCAAGCGCAGTCCAAGCTATTGCAGATACGGTCCCGGCTGAAGTTCGGCTTACTGCCACTATACTCTCGCCACGGGTCTACATTCCGCTGGCATTACGCCAACAACCGTAA